In Asterias rubens chromosome 10, eAstRub1.3, whole genome shotgun sequence, the following proteins share a genomic window:
- the LOC117295987 gene encoding cholinesterase 1-like: protein MELKVFSVLCMVLVVVFCDDPPVVTTSQGRITGTTLQFRPVVHPELARDVDAYLGIPYAEPPVGPLRFKAPVAKSWSGELKATKLGNRCPQPKVPFGLNLVISGPFDEDCLTIDVFVPRPAPHKAAVILSVHGGGYILGAGTMEEIMPSPLVAVGGVIVVAFNYRIGALGFLSTNDDVIPGNMGMLDQKLAMEWVRDNIEAFGGDPNRVTIAGVSAGSSSVGLHMVSPASAGLFRGAIMESGSGSAYWASMSSEKARGRAFALGKLVGCEQETSQELLECLQRVENGDIFVENQHLKLSEALGEMGFTFFYPVYDDGTFLTEAVPDLYAKGAINDAASIIGANADEGMFSVMSFLPNFNHEEAPFIDAATYAALQPMCTYAFSTEPIVNKAVNMMYTDATCADRKDCNYLQSLSQLCGDLMFVCPADYSARALVNAGRKVYRYHMTHHPANPVLGPAWTGANHGEEMTYVYGVPLVPSDKIKFPDEEMRMSLRMIRYWSNFAKTGDPNLSSLDAALTDEEKKTEWPLFTVEGLEYKELTPEMQNGRGFKAQECRFWNDFIPELLETIEEAKKGRAGSSSYGDGFGSETCTEETCPED from the exons ATGGAGTTGAAAGTGTTTTCTGTTCTATGCATGGTTCTTGTGGTGGTGTTCTGCGATGACCCTCCCGTGGTCACGACCAGCCAGGGCCGGATCACCGGCACCACCCTGCAATTCCGCCCCGTGGTCCACCCCGAGCTGGCCCGGGATGTAGACGCCTACCTCGGTATACCGTACGCCGAGCCACCCGTCGGTCCACTACGCTTCAAAGCCCCCGTAGCAAAGTCATGGAGTGGCGAGCTGAAAGCCACGAAGCTCGGAAACCGATGTCCACAACCTAAAGTTCCTTTCGGTCTTAACCTTGTCATCAGTGGACCCTTTGATGAGGACTGTCTCACCATTGATGTCTTTGTTCCCCGGCCGGCG CCACATAAAGCCGCTGTTATCCTGTCCGTACACGGAGGCGGGTACATACTCGGGGCTGGAACGATGGAGGAGATTATGCCCTCTCCCCTCGTTGCCGTAGGTGGCGTCATCGTAGTCGCTTTCAACTATCGTATTGGAGCGCTGGGGTTTCTTTCAACAA atgatgacgtcattccTGGTAACATGGGGATGCTGGATCAGAAGCTCGCAATGGAATGGGTTCGAGATAACATTGAAG CATTTGGAGGTGACCCCAATCGAGTCACCATCGCTGGGGTGAGCGCCGGTTCGTCCAGCGTGGGATTACACATGGTCTCACCAGCCAGCGCCGGGCTCTTCCGCGGAGCGATCATGGAG AGTGGTTCGGGCTCCGCATATTGGGCCTCGATGTCTTCGGAGAAGGCTCGCGGGCGGGCCTTCGCTCTGGGGAAACTGGTCGGCTGCGAGCAGGAAACCTCACAGGAGCTACTAGAATGTTTACAGAGAGTTGAAAATGGTGACATCTTCGTCGAAAATCAACACCTAAAG CTGAGCGAGGCATTGGGGGAGATGGGTTTCACCTTCTTCTATCCTGTGTACGACGACGGAACTTTCTTAACCGAAGCAGTCCCCGACCTGTATGCGAAGGGCGCCATCAACGACGCAGCGTCAATAATCGGGGCGAACGCCGACGAGGGTATGTTCAGCGTCATGAGTTTCCTTCCCAACTTCAACCACGAGGAAGCACCGTTTATCGATGCAGCAACGTACGCTGCACTGCAACCCATGTGTACGTACGCGTTTAGCACCGAGCCCATCGTCAACAAGGCGGTTAACATGATGTACACCGACGCCACGTGCGCGGATAGGAAAGACTGCAACTATCTTCAGAGCTTGTCGCAGTTGTGCGGCGACTTAATGTTCGTCTGCCCTGCTGACTACTCAGCGAGGGCTCTCGTCAATGCAGGGCGTAAGGTGTACCGCTACCACATGACTCACCATCCGGCTAACCCTGTCCTCGGGCCGGCATGGACGGGGGCCAACCACGGAGAAGAGATGACGTATGTCTACGGCGTGCCTCTGGTTCCCTCCGATAAGATTAAGTTCCCGGATGAGGAGATGCGTATGTCACTGCGCATGATCAGGTACTGGTCCAACTTTGCAAAGACTGG CGACCCCAACCTGTCTTCCCTGGACGCTGCCCTGACAGACGAAGAGAAAAAGACAGAATGGCCACTTTTCACCGTTGAGGGACTCGAATATAAAGAACTGACACCAGAGATGCAGAATGGGCGCGGCTTCAAGGCTCAAGAGTGCCGCTTTTGGAACGACTTCATTCCTGAACTTCTCGAAACAATAG AGGAAGCAAAG